The Coleofasciculaceae cyanobacterium genome has a segment encoding these proteins:
- a CDS encoding M61 family metallopeptidase, whose protein sequence is MTEATAIRQPKPTNKTATIFYQVAMSQPASHLFEVTLQVNNWQSATLDLKMPVWTPGSYLIREYARYLQDFSAQDNNGENLSSKKLGKNYWQVTTAGASKIKVSYRIYANDLTVRTNHLDTTHGYFNGAALFFFIPGLEQQPIKVEVIPPESDWHVTTALPKVQGEANTFLASDFDTLVDTPVEVGTQQVYDFEVLGKPHALAVWSKGNANPEQIIADTTKVIQVEAEMFGGLPYERYLFLLHLSGSGYGGLEHKNCCTLNYPRFGFGDREKYERFIQLVAHEFFHLWNVKRIRPKALETFDYEAENYTTSLWFCEGTTSYYDLIIPLRAGIYNRTTCLSKLSKDITKYLNTIGRTVQPLGESSYDAWIKLYRRHANSDNDQISYYLKGQLVSLLLDLLIRAKHNNKRSLDDVMRLMWSRFGQKEIGFSETQLRNVIAEVAEADLNDFFARYIETTEELPFNDYLDPFGLYLKTVAESDIPYLGIKVQSQNNREVIQFVAAESPAALGGIDALDELLAIDGIKVDAKSLNERLKDYQVKDTIEVTVFHQDELKTLPVILAKSQSNQYELTVKDNLSPIQQQNLTGWLGK, encoded by the coding sequence ATGACTGAAGCCACTGCTATTCGTCAGCCCAAACCCACCAACAAGACAGCGACTATATTCTACCAAGTTGCTATGTCTCAACCTGCTTCCCACCTGTTTGAAGTTACGCTACAGGTCAATAATTGGCAGTCAGCAACTTTAGATTTAAAAATGCCAGTGTGGACTCCTGGTTCTTATTTAATTAGAGAATATGCTAGATATCTTCAAGATTTTTCGGCGCAGGATAATAATGGTGAGAATTTGTCGAGTAAAAAGCTCGGGAAAAATTACTGGCAAGTAACAACAGCAGGTGCTTCTAAAATAAAGGTTAGCTATCGAATTTATGCTAATGACTTAACGGTACGCACCAATCATTTAGATACTACTCATGGTTATTTCAATGGTGCAGCACTATTTTTCTTTATTCCAGGATTAGAACAGCAGCCAATTAAGGTGGAAGTCATTCCACCCGAGTCAGATTGGCACGTAACTACCGCCCTCCCTAAGGTACAAGGAGAAGCCAATACTTTTCTGGCTTCAGATTTTGATACTTTAGTTGATACTCCTGTAGAAGTCGGTACACAGCAGGTATACGATTTTGAGGTATTGGGTAAGCCTCATGCTCTAGCGGTTTGGAGTAAAGGTAATGCTAATCCCGAACAAATAATTGCCGATACGACCAAAGTAATTCAAGTAGAAGCCGAGATGTTTGGCGGCTTGCCCTATGAACGGTATCTATTTCTGTTGCACCTGTCGGGTAGTGGTTATGGTGGTTTAGAACATAAGAACTGCTGTACTTTAAATTATCCCCGATTTGGTTTCGGCGATCGCGAAAAATATGAACGCTTTATCCAGTTAGTAGCTCACGAATTCTTCCATCTATGGAACGTCAAACGTATTCGACCTAAAGCTTTAGAAACTTTTGATTACGAAGCTGAAAACTACACCACATCTTTGTGGTTTTGTGAAGGGACAACCAGCTATTACGATCTGATCATTCCGCTACGGGCAGGAATTTATAACCGCACAACCTGTCTGAGCAAGTTAAGCAAAGATATAACTAAATATCTTAATACTATTGGACGTACCGTACAGCCTTTGGGCGAATCTAGCTATGATGCCTGGATTAAACTCTATCGTCGTCATGCTAACAGCGATAACGATCAGATTTCCTATTATCTCAAAGGACAGTTAGTTTCCCTGCTGCTCGATCTTTTAATTAGAGCTAAACATAATAATAAGCGATCGCTTGACGATGTAATGCGATTGATGTGGTCACGTTTTGGACAAAAAGAAATTGGCTTTAGCGAAACACAGTTAAGGAACGTCATTGCCGAGGTTGCCGAAGCAGATTTAAATGATTTCTTCGCTCGCTACATCGAAACTACCGAAGAATTACCCTTTAATGACTATTTGGACCCCTTTGGCTTATACTTGAAAACTGTTGCTGAATCAGATATTCCTTACTTAGGAATTAAAGTACAGTCACAAAATAATCGGGAAGTGATCCAATTTGTCGCTGCCGAATCTCCCGCAGCATTAGGGGGAATTGATGCCCTCGATGAGCTACTAGCTATTGATGGTATCAAGGTTGATGCGAAGTCTTTAAACGAAAGGTTAAAAGACTATCAGGTAAAAGATACTATTGAGGTTACGGTGTTTCATCAAGATGAATTAAAAACTTTACCTGTTATCCTAGCTAAATCTCAATCTAACCAGTACGAATTAACGGTTAAAGATAATTTATCCCCAATTCAGCAACAGAATCTGACAGGATGGCTTGGGAAATAG
- a CDS encoding branched-chain amino acid transaminase: MHNFLETAYFQNKFVPFEQANISIATHALHYGTGAFGGMRGIPDPENPERVLLFRLDRHCTRLSDSAKLLNYDLPADKIQQIIIDFVKKNKPDKSFYIRPFVYTSDLGIAPRLHKIEKDFLIYGLELGDYLPPDGISCRISSWYRQEDRSLPLRGKISGAYITSSLAKTEAVESGFDEAILMNSQGKVCEASGMNIFIVRNNQLITPGFNQDILEGITRDSILTIAKDLGIETVERAIDKTELFIAEEVFLSGTAAKVTPVKKIENYDLSTDRPITEKIKHKLTAITKNQEPKYQNWIYTVDF; this comes from the coding sequence ATGCACAATTTTTTAGAAACAGCCTATTTTCAAAACAAATTTGTTCCTTTTGAACAGGCAAATATATCTATTGCCACTCATGCGCTACATTACGGAACTGGCGCTTTTGGTGGAATGAGAGGTATTCCCGATCCAGAAAACCCCGAGCGAGTCTTATTATTTAGATTGGATCGTCATTGTACTCGTTTAAGCGACAGTGCCAAGCTGCTTAATTACGATTTACCTGCGGACAAAATACAGCAAATAATTATTGATTTTGTTAAGAAAAATAAACCTGATAAATCTTTTTATATTCGACCTTTCGTCTATACTTCAGATTTAGGTATTGCTCCGCGACTGCATAAAATCGAAAAAGACTTTTTGATTTATGGTTTAGAGTTGGGCGATTACTTGCCCCCCGACGGTATTAGCTGTCGCATCAGTTCTTGGTATCGCCAAGAAGACCGCAGTTTGCCCCTACGCGGTAAAATTAGCGGGGCATATATTACCTCTTCTTTAGCTAAAACCGAAGCAGTTGAATCTGGTTTTGATGAAGCAATTCTGATGAATTCTCAAGGTAAAGTTTGTGAAGCTTCAGGCATGAATATTTTTATCGTCAGAAACAATCAATTAATTACGCCTGGGTTTAATCAAGACATTTTAGAAGGAATTACTAGAGACAGCATCTTAACTATTGCTAAAGACTTGGGTATCGAAACTGTAGAAAGAGCGATCGATAAAACCGAATTATTTATTGCTGAAGAAGTATTTTTAAGCGGAACAGCAGCCAAAGTAACTCCCGTTAAAAAAATAGAAAACTATGATTTATCTACCGATAGACCAATTACCGAAAAAATCAAGCATAAACTAACGGCAATTACTAAAAATCAAGAGCCAAAATACCAGAATTGGATTTATACAGTTGATTTTTAA
- a CDS encoding PH domain-containing protein: MFKRIASDVLGLSDIGIIVKPEDFDKVESDDFILQEEKEKIFFLIKSKTDEYCFTNRALIHIDGTSAVSKKQTLKRLNYGKYAIQNVVLQTAETINLDVQIKFTIGSYQYVIDIHKKYLEELKDLYKALIKISSI; the protein is encoded by the coding sequence ATGTTTAAAAGAATTGCTTCTGATGTTCTTGGTCTAAGTGATATTGGAATTATTGTCAAACCAGAAGATTTTGACAAGGTAGAATCTGACGATTTTATTTTGCAAGAAGAGAAAGAAAAAATCTTTTTTTTAATTAAATCTAAGACAGACGAGTACTGCTTTACCAATAGGGCTTTAATTCATATTGACGGAACATCCGCCGTGAGTAAAAAGCAAACTTTAAAACGTTTAAACTACGGTAAATATGCCATCCAAAATGTAGTTTTGCAAACCGCAGAAACTATCAATCTTGACGTTCAAATTAAGTTTACCATCGGCTCTTATCAATATGTTATTGATATTCATAAAAAATATCTCGAGGAATTAAAAGATTTGTATAAAGCTTTAATTAAAATCAGCTCTATATAA
- a CDS encoding MbnP family copper-binding protein, whose protein sequence is MFLAFKRKSLLLAIGIAFSAYGHVQAQTNTQDVAINFEAWVGDREFSCGESYENIGTAESTITPTDFRFYVSNVALIDEDGNAVPLELEQDGKWQHEKVALLDFEDGTSACDNGTAEMRTMVVGTVPEGNYQSLQFTMGVPEQLNHEDAAIAPSPLNLTSMWWNWQGGYKFLRVDLETEQAIANVSQTSHSQTTQSQAGEDNVQINEQTTNTSSERGSQTTTQTSNQTSIFKNGQGTHQQTSSTTHQDAGSNAYSIHLGSTGCSDSAQSDLFGCANSNRVSVVLEDFNPEDNVVIADLAELLAQSDLTTNQADTPTGCMSSPEDSDCMPIMQNLNLSSNNTAESGQYFFFVE, encoded by the coding sequence ATGTTTTTAGCATTTAAGCGAAAATCTTTATTACTAGCCATAGGCATTGCCTTTAGTGCTTACGGTCATGTCCAGGCTCAAACTAATACTCAAGACGTGGCAATTAACTTTGAAGCCTGGGTGGGCGATCGCGAATTTTCCTGTGGCGAGAGCTATGAGAACATAGGTACTGCTGAGTCGACAATCACTCCCACTGACTTCCGCTTCTATGTATCCAATGTCGCTTTAATTGATGAAGATGGTAACGCTGTTCCCCTCGAACTAGAACAAGACGGCAAATGGCAACATGAAAAGGTGGCTCTACTAGACTTTGAAGATGGAACTAGTGCCTGTGATAACGGTACAGCAGAAATGAGAACGATGGTAGTCGGCACAGTACCCGAAGGTAACTATCAAAGCCTCCAGTTTACTATGGGCGTACCAGAACAACTCAACCATGAAGATGCGGCGATCGCACCTTCTCCCCTCAACCTGACTTCGATGTGGTGGAATTGGCAGGGGGGTTATAAGTTTTTGCGGGTAGACTTAGAAACCGAACAGGCGATTGCTAATGTATCACAAACCAGCCACAGTCAAACTACTCAAAGTCAAGCTGGTGAGGATAATGTGCAAATAAATGAGCAAACTACTAACACCAGCAGCGAACGGGGAAGCCAGACTACGACTCAAACTAGCAACCAAACTAGTATTTTCAAGAATGGACAGGGTACTCATCAACAAACCAGCAGTACTACTCATCAAGATGCAGGCAGTAATGCTTACTCAATTCATTTAGGTAGTACTGGATGTTCAGATTCAGCCCAAAGCGATTTGTTCGGCTGTGCTAATTCCAATCGCGTTAGCGTGGTGTTGGAAGATTTTAATCCTGAAGATAATGTGGTTATTGCCGATTTAGCCGAGCTTTTAGCCCAAAGCGACTTGACTACTAACCAGGCTGATACGCCTACTGGCTGTATGTCTTCCCCTGAAGATAGTGATTGTATGCCAATCATGCAAAATCTCAATCTGTCTTCTAACAACACAGCAGAATCAGGGCAATATTTCTTCTTTGTTGAGTAG
- a CDS encoding MbnH family di-heme enzyme, producing MKTAEKSVMSDRISYLLVAFVVSICLSIGMSQAMATDGHLARATEYNWNLPEWTPKPIVPKNNPMTAEKVELGRQLFYEPRLSITGEYSCASCHKQSLAFTDGKPVALGSTNEQHSRNSMSLANVAYSPVLTWANPLITSLENQALIPIFGEHPLEMGMVGKEQQMIQWIKNDPEYRHMFSGAFTEEQPVNLSNLTKAIASFQRSLVSFNSPYDRYRYQGETNAISAAAKRGEKLFNSERLECFHCHGGINFSDSVKHENLAFTEIAFHNTGLYNIDGEGSYPPQNTGIKEFTQKAKDMGRFKAPSLRNIALTAPYMHDGSVATLQNAIAHYQAGGRTITAGEWTGVGSANPYKSGFVKGFKITDTEIDDLIAFLQSLTDEEFITNPAYSDPNEF from the coding sequence ATGAAAACTGCTGAAAAATCCGTAATGAGCGATCGCATATCTTACCTGCTTGTTGCTTTTGTTGTGTCTATTTGTCTATCAATCGGCATGAGTCAAGCTATGGCAACAGACGGACATTTAGCTAGAGCAACTGAATATAACTGGAATTTACCAGAGTGGACACCAAAACCCATAGTCCCTAAAAACAATCCGATGACTGCGGAGAAAGTTGAATTAGGCAGACAACTTTTTTATGAACCACGTCTATCGATTACGGGGGAATATTCTTGTGCTTCTTGTCACAAGCAGTCTTTAGCCTTTACCGATGGTAAGCCAGTAGCATTGGGTTCAACTAACGAACAGCATTCTCGGAACTCGATGAGCTTGGCAAATGTCGCTTATAGCCCTGTGTTGACATGGGCTAATCCTCTAATCACTAGCTTAGAAAATCAGGCACTGATTCCAATTTTTGGCGAACATCCGCTGGAGATGGGCATGGTGGGTAAAGAACAGCAAATGATTCAATGGATAAAAAATGATCCTGAATATCGTCATATGTTTAGTGGAGCATTCACCGAAGAACAGCCTGTTAATCTAAGTAATTTGACCAAAGCGATCGCCAGCTTTCAAAGAAGTCTCGTATCCTTTAATTCTCCTTACGATCGCTATCGTTATCAGGGAGAAACCAACGCTATTTCGGCTGCTGCTAAACGAGGTGAAAAGCTATTTAATAGCGAACGCTTGGAATGTTTTCACTGTCATGGAGGAATCAACTTTAGCGATTCAGTCAAGCATGAAAATCTAGCATTTACCGAGATCGCATTTCACAACACTGGTTTATATAATATCGATGGCGAGGGTAGTTATCCGCCACAAAATACGGGAATTAAGGAATTTACCCAAAAAGCCAAGGACATGGGGCGATTTAAAGCTCCTAGCCTGCGTAACATTGCTTTGACTGCACCCTATATGCACGATGGTAGCGTGGCTACTTTACAGAATGCGATCGCTCACTATCAGGCTGGAGGTAGAACTATCACCGCAGGAGAATGGACAGGAGTAGGTAGTGCCAATCCTTATAAAAGCGGGTTCGTTAAGGGGTTTAAAATTACCGATACAGAAATAGATGATTTAATTGCGTTTTTGCAGAGTCTAACGGATGAGGAATTTATTACCAATCCTGCCTACAGCGATCCTAATGAATTTTAA
- a CDS encoding DUF2993 domain-containing protein — protein MISKLLSTAVKLYLRSQVERVEDLQVKILGKNKQILQGYIPQIFLSCSRAVYKGLYMRQIELNGSDIAFNLSEVMIKQPLKLLEPVVVEIQLRLDAQDLPASLDSPLLQSGLDDLWQMFLAPQQINNSSTELSDLAIEWCSIAIANQSLNFTGTYQDASGETRELCLSTGISLADSHTLCLSPLKINHQSVANELKIDLGIDVAIAQLIIESEQIICSGVIKIH, from the coding sequence GTGATTAGTAAATTATTGTCTACCGCAGTCAAGCTTTATTTGCGATCGCAAGTTGAGCGCGTAGAAGATTTGCAGGTGAAAATTCTAGGCAAAAATAAGCAAATTCTTCAGGGATATATTCCGCAAATTTTTCTTAGCTGTAGTCGTGCTGTCTATAAAGGGCTTTATATGCGTCAAATTGAACTCAATGGTTCAGATATTGCCTTTAATTTGTCAGAGGTGATGATCAAGCAACCTTTGAAACTCCTTGAACCAGTTGTGGTCGAGATTCAGCTTAGACTGGATGCTCAAGATTTACCAGCTTCTTTAGATTCTCCGCTATTGCAAAGCGGGTTGGATGACTTATGGCAAATGTTCTTAGCACCACAGCAAATTAATAATTCTTCAACAGAATTAAGCGATCTGGCAATTGAATGGTGCAGTATTGCGATCGCTAATCAAAGTTTAAACTTCACAGGTACGTATCAAGATGCTTCAGGAGAAACTAGGGAACTTTGTTTGTCTACAGGAATAAGTTTGGCAGACAGTCATACCCTGTGCCTATCTCCATTGAAAATTAATCATCAATCTGTTGCTAATGAACTCAAAATCGATCTAGGAATAGATGTCGCGATCGCACAACTAATTATTGAATCTGAGCAAATAATCTGTTCGGGAGTAATTAAAATTCATTAG
- a CDS encoding S-layer homology domain-containing protein, with translation MLLKHHNHSAIKAVILTSLLSLLASCSNSAAIESLVSADPLLKEAKIGQINTTKPQRSQDSANKAVGNDANGSDIASEQKIVAQETQADDLPFNFPDSFPVYPQAELQEMKSEADNSGMLVWNTTDTRKAVADYYQTELLANDWKIIQPFMINPQQKIARAIAIKDDLRAELTLLQSTADSESDSTKTQLEVIYHPQSQDIPKSAISQASNAAENSEQPKNNQAKAQPKATQQNDNNYFDSSNAADFTDLNEVSEQLQQPLESVAALGILTPYTGEANVELSKFAPNEIITRGEYARWLITANNRYYSDNPGKKIYVATKTNQPAFQDVKANDPDFAAIQSLAEAGLIPSRLTEDNTNLLFRPDAPLIREDLVTWKVPLDTRQSLPKASIEAVEESWGFQDVENIDSSAVRALYADFQNGDRSNIRRIFGYTTLFQPKKPVTRAEAAASLWYFGFQGDGITAREVLESETASNS, from the coding sequence ATGCTATTGAAACACCATAATCATTCTGCGATTAAAGCAGTTATATTAACCAGTTTATTATCTTTATTAGCTAGCTGTAGTAATAGTGCAGCCATTGAAAGTTTAGTCAGTGCCGATCCTCTATTGAAAGAGGCCAAGATTGGACAAATAAATACGACTAAACCACAACGATCTCAAGATTCAGCTAACAAAGCAGTAGGAAATGATGCCAACGGCAGTGATATTGCATCAGAGCAAAAAATAGTCGCTCAAGAAACTCAAGCTGACGATCTACCATTCAATTTTCCTGACTCTTTTCCCGTTTATCCTCAAGCTGAGTTACAAGAGATGAAGTCAGAAGCCGACAATTCAGGAATGCTAGTTTGGAACACGACTGACACCCGCAAGGCTGTCGCGGATTATTATCAGACAGAATTATTAGCCAACGACTGGAAAATAATTCAACCGTTTATGATTAATCCCCAGCAAAAAATAGCCAGAGCGATCGCCATTAAAGACGATCTTAGAGCCGAACTTACTCTTTTGCAATCAACTGCCGATTCTGAATCGGACAGCACCAAAACACAGCTGGAGGTGATTTATCATCCCCAATCGCAAGACATCCCTAAGTCGGCTATCTCTCAGGCGAGCAATGCTGCTGAAAATAGCGAGCAACCTAAAAATAATCAGGCTAAAGCTCAACCTAAAGCTACTCAGCAGAATGATAATAACTATTTTGATTCATCTAATGCTGCTGATTTTACTGATTTAAATGAAGTCTCAGAACAATTGCAGCAACCTTTAGAATCAGTTGCCGCCTTGGGAATTTTGACTCCTTATACTGGTGAGGCTAACGTTGAGCTGTCGAAATTTGCTCCCAATGAAATAATTACTCGCGGAGAATATGCGCGTTGGCTAATTACGGCTAACAATCGGTACTATAGCGATAATCCAGGTAAGAAAATTTACGTTGCGACTAAAACTAATCAGCCAGCCTTTCAAGATGTCAAAGCAAACGATCCAGACTTTGCAGCAATCCAAAGTTTAGCCGAGGCAGGATTGATCCCTTCTCGATTAACCGAAGACAATACTAACCTGCTTTTTAGACCAGATGCACCTTTAATTAGAGAAGATTTAGTTACCTGGAAAGTACCATTAGATACGCGCCAGTCTCTTCCGAAGGCATCTATTGAAGCTGTAGAAGAAAGTTGGGGATTTCAAGATGTAGAAAATATTGATTCTTCTGCCGTTAGAGCCTTATATGCAGATTTTCAAAATGGCGATCGCTCAAATATCAGGCGTATTTTTGGCTATACTACTCTTTTTCAACCCAAAAAACCCGTAACTAGAGCAGAAGCTGCGGCTTCACTATGGTATTTTGGCTTTCAGGGAGATGGAATTACGGCGCGAGAAGTTCTCGAATCTGAAACAGCATCAAATAGTTAG
- a CDS encoding DUF4278 domain-containing protein, which produces MKLTYRGVQYQEENHNSSNSVVAIQNQEIIYRGNSLKVRIKPKFPWLNYIKQLFRQSESKPVFDPITFWYAHKRKFIESCWFADDVEKLDRAWDLTLAMEKAKSSKSKQKTKLKYRGVTYYK; this is translated from the coding sequence ATGAAGCTAACTTATCGAGGAGTCCAATATCAAGAAGAAAATCACAATTCTTCAAACTCAGTAGTAGCAATACAGAACCAAGAGATTATTTATCGGGGAAATTCTCTCAAAGTCAGAATTAAGCCTAAATTTCCTTGGTTAAACTACATCAAACAGCTATTTCGCCAGTCTGAATCAAAACCAGTTTTCGATCCAATTACATTTTGGTACGCTCATAAAAGGAAATTCATCGAAAGTTGTTGGTTTGCAGACGATGTAGAAAAACTAGATCGCGCTTGGGATTTGACTTTGGCAATGGAAAAAGCCAAGTCTTCAAAATCAAAGCAGAAAACTAAACTAAAATATCGTGGTGTAACTTATTATAAATAA
- a CDS encoding HNH endonuclease signature motif containing protein produces MDLENKELSELFKLADTIGSRRYHRLTTQDLNDYLKYDRWRYINGDFECGTTAESRAWVKEHSDWYCPICSEKYGDRKGKTIDHKLPRSQYPWLSLEWSNLWVICRVCNREKGERHWYEYEQYMYQKYPQDYPVIKTARPIELLNLK; encoded by the coding sequence ATGGATTTAGAAAATAAAGAATTAAGCGAACTTTTTAAATTAGCCGATACAATTGGTAGTCGCAGATATCATCGACTAACAACCCAAGACTTAAATGATTATCTAAAATACGATCGCTGGCGATATATAAATGGCGATTTTGAATGTGGCACTACTGCCGAAAGCAGAGCTTGGGTAAAAGAACATTCTGACTGGTATTGCCCAATTTGTAGCGAAAAATATGGCGATCGCAAAGGTAAAACTATCGATCATAAATTACCGCGATCGCAATATCCTTGGTTATCTTTAGAATGGTCAAATCTTTGGGTTATTTGTCGTGTCTGTAACCGCGAAAAAGGAGAAAGGCACTGGTACGAATACGAACAATATATGTATCAAAAATATCCCCAAGATTATCCTGTAATCAAGACTGCTCGTCCAATCGAGCTACTGAATCTAAAGTAA
- a CDS encoding sodium:solute symporter family protein: MTEKLMFWGIILFLVATLAIGMWAAKQVKGDSENYLIAGRGLVLPLAAATLMAQSVDSNATLGNTDLAAEFGFWAGASLPIGLALCLFLTALFFAKPMNRMGLITLPDFYRVKYNRQTEVVASCLMVLSFSFLLAGNLVAGGYLFEAFLGTSYTAGVMLLAIVVFIYTASGGLFAVAYTDAIQVSIAFIGSLALLAFMAFNFGLDISADTGPFALAQLTDPASGAVVNWATLLALGLGDIVAIDFMARIFAAESPETAQKACLIGCAGTLIIGIPFSLIALSAPQILADAGITPEGPILYALLDGIVPPLLGFLVIVAILSASLSTADGAILGTSSVIAHNIIGIRSDDHNVAGDRLLLVTRVMAFAITALGVFFALKIPQTGVLLLLAFDLGFAGLLVPLAGGLFWSKATWQGALSCIIFGSLTRLILFVLMPITFGIDNTLLYIPNGIFTADFDGFPTLISPLVGLAAFIIVSNLTGGSKATRERLRSEARKTQIYRR; the protein is encoded by the coding sequence ATGACAGAAAAATTAATGTTCTGGGGAATTATCCTGTTTTTAGTCGCTACTCTAGCGATTGGAATGTGGGCAGCTAAACAAGTTAAGGGAGATAGCGAAAACTATTTAATTGCTGGACGAGGATTGGTATTACCTTTAGCAGCAGCAACCTTAATGGCACAGTCGGTAGACTCTAACGCTACTTTGGGTAATACAGATTTAGCAGCCGAGTTCGGTTTTTGGGCTGGTGCATCTTTACCAATTGGATTAGCACTGTGCTTATTTTTAACCGCTCTATTTTTTGCTAAACCGATGAACCGCATGGGTTTAATTACCCTGCCAGATTTTTATCGAGTTAAATACAATCGCCAAACCGAAGTAGTGGCATCTTGTTTAATGGTGTTAAGCTTTTCCTTTCTGCTGGCTGGTAACTTAGTGGCGGGAGGATACTTATTTGAAGCCTTTTTAGGCACAAGCTATACGGCTGGGGTAATGCTATTGGCAATTGTCGTCTTTATCTATACTGCTAGTGGCGGGCTATTTGCCGTGGCTTATACCGATGCGATCCAGGTGAGTATTGCTTTTATCGGTTCTTTAGCGTTATTAGCTTTTATGGCTTTTAACTTTGGTTTAGATATATCTGCCGATACTGGTCCTTTTGCTTTAGCACAATTAACCGATCCTGCTTCTGGTGCAGTGGTTAACTGGGCGACTTTACTAGCGTTGGGATTGGGAGATATTGTGGCGATCGATTTTATGGCGCGTATTTTTGCGGCTGAGAGTCCTGAAACCGCCCAAAAAGCTTGTTTAATCGGCTGTGCTGGCACGTTAATTATTGGGATTCCTTTCTCTTTAATTGCCCTCTCTGCACCCCAAATTCTGGCTGATGCAGGAATTACACCTGAAGGGCCAATTCTTTATGCTTTACTTGACGGTATTGTTCCTCCTTTATTAGGGTTTTTGGTAATTGTGGCAATTCTTTCCGCTTCTCTTTCTACTGCCGATGGTGCAATTCTGGGTACTTCTTCGGTGATTGCCCACAATATAATTGGTATTCGTTCCGACGACCATAATGTAGCAGGTGACAGACTATTATTGGTTACCCGCGTTATGGCTTTTGCGATTACGGCGTTGGGAGTCTTTTTTGCCTTGAAAATACCGCAAACTGGAGTTTTGCTATTATTAGCTTTCGATTTGGGATTTGCTGGTCTTTTAGTGCCTCTAGCTGGAGGTTTATTCTGGTCAAAAGCGACTTGGCAGGGTGCGCTATCCTGTATTATTTTTGGTTCTTTAACGCGACTAATATTATTTGTGTTAATGCCGATTACATTTGGCATCGACAATACGTTACTGTATATTCCTAACGGTATTTTTACGGCGGATTTTGATGGTTTCCCGACTTTGATTAGTCCTTTAGTAGGATTAGCCGCATTTATTATTGTTTCTAATCTGACAGGAGGAAGCAAAGCGACAAGAGAGCGTTTGCGTTCTGAAGCGAGAAAAACGCAAATATATCGTCGTTAA